The genomic interval ACATCATACAGCGAACGACACGGCAAAGACCCTGGTGCAACCCGATTAAGACCGCGTTCCGCGGACGAAGCTCGGCTTATAACACGTGCATCACCACAACGATATGTAGAAACGGATTTGGTAGGAGTCCGAACTTTTTTCGCTCCCGCCTTCCCCATGGACGGCAACAAAGACCTTAGGGGACGCATGTTTATCGTGAATCGAGGAACTCATGGCGGTGGATTTCTTCGGTGTAATAAATGTGAGTTTAGCATGCCGGCTCCCCAAGATGCAAGATTTGGAAAAATTGTGAGCGAAAAACACAATAACCCCCGTACCGGGTATCCCTGTCCAGTTGAGGACTTGCAGAGTCCGGTTGACTTGGGCCATATCTTCGAGACGGATGTACGTGCCTTTTGTTTTGACATGCCCATTCCGCTTACCGATGATGACTCTGGGGAGTCCAATGAGAAGGACTTCCTTAGAACACTTGCTGAAGCGCTCAGGCGTGCTGCTGTCCGAAAACTTCAGATTGATACTCGCGACCTAGTAGCCACTTTTCAGTGGGACCAAGGTAATCCAGTGGTGATTCTGTACGATTCCGTGCCGGGGGGAGCGGGTTATGCTCAACGTCTTGGGAATGGGACTTTTGCAATAACCAAACTAGTTCAGGAAGCACTTGGGGTGCTTGAATGCTGGGCAGAATGTGCCAGTTCGTGCGTTAGATGTCTAAACGACTACAGCAATCAGACACACTGGGATAAATTTGACCGCCATCTTGTTCTTCCTTGGATGCAAGATCTTTTTTGATAAAACTCTGTCCTCGGGGCTACCGGAGTTGTTGCCACCTCCTCCTTTTTCCCACCTCGATTTACCGATTTTCCGTCCTCACCTAAGGTAAGGATTCAAATGAAGAGGCAACACCTCACAGCGACATGGAATCGCACTTCATATCTCACGAACCATTGTATTAAATACGCCGTTCCAACAGAAAGAATGGTTTATTATACATGATTCTCCTTATCGACTACGATAACCTTCCGAGAAGTTTAATGGAAGCAAATTTGCGCCAAGTTATGGAAATACTACTGGCCAAAGTTGACCTTTCAGCTCGGGCTCCCATTAACAGAATTTCCAGTCGATTATATGGAGGTTGGCTAAAAGGAAAATCGTTGTCATTCAAGGCTAGGCAACTGCTTGAGCAAATTAATGACTATTTCCCTTTAGCCCTTTCAACAACAGATCATGGCAAAGTAATCGTAGTTACCGAATTGGCACGATCGCTCGCGCGTGACCCTCAACATGATTTTACACACACATTCAGATTACGCTCTAAACCAGAGTTTAGAGTGAAACTCTTCCCGCTTAGAGACTGTGTAGAACCGTTGAATTGTAGGATTAAAGAGGTAAATTCTTTCGTTTACAATAATCTTTGCCCAAGAGCGAATTGTAATGTAACACCTGAAGCAGCATTCTATAAAGCAGAGCAGAAGCTAGTTGACTCCATGATCGTAGTTGATCTGGTACATTACGCAATTCATCATCAGGAACACATAGTGTTGGTATCTGGCGATGATGACATGTGGCCAGGTATCCGGTATGCCTTGCTACAAGATGCTATGATCACGCATGTTATTCCAAAGCGCCCGCGCTACGGGAAAAACCCCTACAGGAAACTATCCACTCAAAATTATACCCCCATAACATTGTACCAAGAGACTGAAACTGATGTTATTTGACAACTTCAAACGTATCGTTACAACTTTTGCTGACGAGGACAGCGAGATGGCGTGGGATGGAGACGGGACCCTTTTGTTGGGGATTCGCGGAATAGAGGTTGTAGCAAAGATCATGCAAACACCAAATGGAATTCAAGTTGAACATGACGATGTTTTATGGAATGCAGAGCAGTGGATTTGGTCATACCTCGCTAAGCTTGATCGACTAGCAGATCGAATCACCCGTTCTGTTTCCCCTCCCGATCACTATGTATCTCCGAGTGGTAAACTGCTAGATTGGGAAAATCAACCTGAGAAGGAATTTTCTGACGCAAAACAGGAACTTCAAAAAAGGTTTAGTCAACATCCGGTTGACATGACATTAATATATTTTTTGACTTCTGATGCAGGGGAAGGAAAAACCTCATTGATTGAAAAAATCTCTGTCGACCAAGCTGAAGCATTCAAAAGAAAGGATACCCAAACGCTCGTCCTACCGGTTTCTCTTGGCGGGCGTCCATTCTTACGCTTGGACGACGCGGTTATTGCATCGCTTTCAAATCGGTTCCGATTCCCCTTCCTTTACTATGACTCGTTCATTGAACTTGTTAAAATGGGAGTAATCATCCCGGCGTTTGACGGTTATGAAGAGATGCTTGCAGAAACCAAATCAGGTGAAGCTATTTCGGCAATTGGTGACCTAGTCGATCAATTGTCTTCTAACGGAACCTTACTTGTTGCAGCTAGAAAAGCATATTTTGATTCTTCCTTTAGTTCTCAATCCAAATTACTTGACTCAGTTCGCCGAGAACAAAAGGTAGACGTTTGCCGAATCGCTCTGGATCGCTGGAGTCGTGAAGTATTTCTCAAATATGCGAAAAAACGGAATGTCCCAACTCCTCCTCAAGAACTACATGGTAAAGTAGCACGCAAGCTTAAGAATGATAAGCATCCAGTCCTTACTAGGGCGGTCCTTGTTCGAAGACTCATTGATGTTGTCACAGAGGAGGGTGATCTTGATAAATTTCTACAACGACTAGGCCAATCACCGACTGATTATTTTTTCGACTTTGTTGAGGGTATTGTTGAACGAGAGGCCCGCGAAAAATGGATTGATACTTCCGGTACAAAAAAGTCATCCTTACTCACTAAGGATGAGCATCACGAATTACTTTCGCAAATTGCTTTTGAAATGTGGGTCAACGGGGTTGAGACTATTGGCCTTGACGTCGTTCGACTTGTCGTTCAAATTTTTGTAGAAGAAAAGAACTTGACACCCGCTATCCTACGACAAATAAACAACCGCATCAATCATCATTCTCTCCTGCGCCTCGATGATTCCGCAGGTTCCATCAAGCGAATACGGTTTGATCACGAAGACTTTCGGGCATTCTATTTGGGACAGGCCTTAGCTCGAGCATTAGATTCAAGGGATGAGTCAAATGCAAGACTGATTCTTGATGCTCATCAGTTATCCAATCCGGTGACTAACGAAACTGCCCGCTATCTTACATCTTTGGATACTTCGGTCCTGGGATCAAAAAAGGTGATTGAATACCTTCATCACTTGGCAGGAGGCCAACAACCTGTTTCCTACATTCGGGAAAACTGCGGTACGTTGATGCTGGAATTAGCGGAGCGCACAGCAATCACTCATTCGATCACTGGCGTAAATTTCCCGGAAAATGCCTTAGAGCAACGGAAAATAAAAAATCTGAATGTGTCGAATTCTTTATTTAATTCAACCAGCCTTTCAAATTCCAATATCCTCAACTGCACCTTTGAAAACTGTCGCTTCGTGGAATTGGCGCTTAATGGTAAGCACAACCTAGATGGGACAGTTTTTGATGACGAATGTTCGTTCGACTCCGTATCCGTTGGCAACGATTTCGATGGGGAATACAGGAAATTCTTCAACCCGAATAAGGTAAAAGCCGTCCTCAAGAACCATGGATTTATCCTTGGGTCTCAGCAGAATTCCATCTCTGAACATTCTGATCTCACGAAGATGGACAAGAATATGAAAATCGCCCTGCGTTTTATTCGAATGTTCGCCCGCTCAACTGTCGTTGCAGAAAATACTGTGCGTACACGACTCGGTACGCAACATGGTGTTTTTTTTAACAACATCCTATCGAAACTTCAGAAAGCTGACCTTATCGAGCCTATCTCAAGTCCCGGCAACAGGCGCAGATACCGCCTAATAGTGCCATTGTCTGAGATAGACGAACTAGTTGAAAACTCGGGGAGCACATTTGAGCAGTTTATTGCGAATGCATCGAACCATTGAATTGATTCTCTTCTTGACAGCCTGATCAGTACTGCATAATTCAATAAACTCGTACTATTGGTTCTGCAGTTGAGAGCCACTGTCCAATAAGCGCTGCAGAGCAAGTCCCGACTCGTGCGTTGGATCTAACTCCAATAGTGTCTGCACCGCCCTGCTCGCACCGGTCCAGTTCCCTCGAAGTACATGATTGCGAGCTAACTGCAATTGGAATTCCGGAACCTCCGGCTCCAAAAATACCGCCCGCTCAAAGTGCTCCTCTGCGAGCTCTAATTGCCTCTTGCGCTGGTGTAGAACACCCAAACGGAAATGTATACTGCCGGACTCTTCGAGGTCATTGGCAGCACCATAGTAGTCCACTGCTTCATCTAGACGCCCCTGTGCCGCAAGCACATCCGCCGCATAAGCATATGGCAAAGCCAGGTAAGGATACTCCTGGAGCAATGCAAGACTCGCCTTTAGGGCGAGATGGTATGAACCCTGTTCAACATAATGTGCCCGCAACCGCTCCGTAGCAGCAAACCATGTCAGTTCCCCATCATCCAGCTGGTGTGCAAGTTCCTCCGCTGTGGAAGCAGCCTGCATGGTATCCGGGACTACGTCCAGATCCGCATCCAACGGTTGGAAAGGCCAGGAACTCAGAAGTTTCTGCAAGCGCAACTGCCCAAAAATAGAATCAACCTGGGTGAAAAGTACTTCTGAACGAGCAACCTCCCTGGGTACATAGTTCAATCGCTGACCACCGATCCGAGACTCATATACCGCATCGTAAAACGCATCCGCAACCACAAAATACCCCTCCAGATTCGGATGCAGATGCTCCAGCATCAGATCGGATCCTATAATATTCTCATTTGCCTGCTCCCGTAGAGAACCCTGGGTGTCAACAAGTATCGCTCCGGCACCTGCAGCCTCCTCCCTGATGATCTGATTCACCTCTTCTGTCGCTCGAAACCGCAGTTGATCCAAATCTTTCGCCATAATGTATGCTTGGCGAGCCTGAGCATAGTCTCCCTGCATATCCGTCAGCGTCCCCAGGGCGAACCATGATTGTGCAGCCATTGAGTCCAGTGCGACGACCTTGCGCATCCGCTCAATAGATACGGGCAGGGATTCGGAACGCAGCGCCTCCTCATAGGCTCGTTCCCATTGGTCTGGATCAACAGAAGCCATCAATCCACTTTGGAACGGAGGATGAGTGCGTTCATTACTGGCTACCGTACCAATAAATACCGGTATGCCATGCCTCTGGTACTTACCCAAGATACCGCGCAGGTTTCCCCTGAACTGTCGCATCCCAGCCTGATACGTATCTGAGCCCAGTTCAATCTCCTGCCGTTGAACCATTCGTTCCATCAGGGTCGATGAACCCTCCCGGTTCCGGCTTACCACTTGTACAGCCTGACTCAACGCACTTCGAATCAACTGAAGTGTGCGCCATGACTGAAGTCGGAGATACAGATTCACTACCTGGCGGTAACGTCCCAGGGATTGTGACGAGCCTACACCGAGTGCCCCATAGAATTCATTATGGCCGGCGTAGATCAGGACCGCATCTGGAGACTGGTCAAGAATTTCATTCACCTGATCCAGGATCGTGTAGGAATTGATTGCTGCCATCGCGACGTTGACCAATTCCACCCTGCGCTCCGGCCAAGTCTGCTGAAGGCGCTGCTCCAGCATGCGCGAGAAACTGCCCCCATAGTAGTACGGATAACCAGCAGCACTGGAGCCCCCCTGAACAAAGATTCGCAGTGTAGTGCTGTCTCTATCTGCACGAAAGACATCATGCAACCCGGTTGGAACCCGGACTTCCTGATTGAAATAACGATGGGCAACTTCACGGTTCATGACAAGGTAGTCCGGAGCAGCCTCCACCGGCACAAACAGAGGGTAGTCCTCGCCAAAACCAATGATCCGAAGCCCGCCCTCAACCAGTACAAAAAAGAGTACTGGGATACTCCACATCAGCACGTAATACACCCACTTCCTTTCTATGCTGTCTCTTTGAGACATCAGCGGATCAGGGCAACAGAGAGTGCTACCGGGCCGGATTTTCCTGTCATTCGGACAGTATACAAGCCGCTTGAGAGCCCTCCGGCCTCAAAGGTGATCGAATGGATTCCCGCAGACATGTCATCATTTACGAGTGTGGATACTCGGCGCCCAAGCACATCATAGACCTCAATCTGAATCTTCTGAGGTTGATCCAAACTGAACTCCAGCGTCATCTGGTCCCGGAACGGATTCGGATAACTACTCCTCAAGGAGTACTCCGGCGGTGCCGGGGTTGGAGAAGCAATCCCCACCGTAATCAGCCCTGATGCGGGTGGGGGAAGTCTCTTGGACGTATAGATATGAAACTCGCCCGGCTGGAGCTCTGGGGGTATGCCACCGGTTACATTCAGCGAATCTCCAGAATAGTAGTCATACCAGTAGACTGGAGGCGTGGAGAGCCTCACGGAGTTCGCTGCAGGCAAAACCCCAAAATTCCCGATGATGACTGCCTGCATGTCCGTCGCGTCATGACGGAGGTGAATGCGTTTTACCGACCCGGATAATTGCATGGACACCTCTGTTTCGGTGCTGCGGAAGATTGGGTTTTCCCGCCTGATTTGAAGAAGAGCCGACCATGCATCGTATAGGCGTTTTCGCAGAGGATCGTCGTAGTAATTCCAACGGATTGGCTTTCTGCCTGTGCGACTTGGTGCAAACGGGGGGCAATTTCCTGGCTCCAGACACTCTTCCCCTCGCATACCATACCCATACCCCAGTTCTCCAAACTGCCACAGCATTCGAGGACCTGGAAGCAAAAAATGAAATGCTCCAGCCATTTTTAGACGATCCAGTGCGATTGGCAGATGCCGGACATTGTATGTGCCTTGATTAGCAGGCAGCGATGGTGAGCAGGTGTCCCCGCCCTGCGGTGAGCGCTCACATGCGCCATAACTGCGCATCTTGTACATCATCCACTGCTCATCATGACTCTCCATGTATACAACGACATGCGGTAGATCCCAATCTCTGCCTCCATCTCCGTAATAGGCACGTTCAAAATTGCTGTTCGGTCCCTGATTATACCCCATGAGGGCTTCCCCAAACTGATGGGTCACATTACTCCACACCATCATTCCAGGGTACCCGCGATCTATACCGTATCGGGCCAATTCTCGTTCTTCACGCTCCCGTGTCCAGTGCTCCAGAATAATGTGTGCCCGGGGATTCACTGCCCACATGGCGTCAGCCATTCGTTTAATCAAGCGGATGCGGGATGGATCATAACTATCCCACGCAGCCCAATCAGATCCAGTATCACGCTGTGTGAAGCCCTTGGACAAATCAAAGCGAAATCCGTCTACCTTGAATTCTGTCAACCAGTATGCATTCACGCGATCCAACCAGTACTGGGTATAGAGATCCTCATGATTTAGGTCGAAAAACACATTGTACGCATGTGTGGGAGGGATATTAATCCAAGGGTTTGTATCCGAAGTACCGTAAAGTAGGACCAGAGGGGAAGGCAAATCCACATGGTTGTAAACCACATCCAGGAATACGGCAATCCCACGCGCGTGGGCAGCGTCAACAAATCGTTTCAGATCTTCTGCCGGGCCATAGTACTTGTCAGGTGCAAAGAAAAAATTGGGCTGATAACCCCAATTCACATTTCCCCCAAACTCAGCGACTGGCATCAACTCAATCGCATTAATGCCAAGCCGCTCCAAGTATCCTAACGTATCTGTCAGTGTTGCCCAATCATGTGCATGCAGAAAATCCCGAAGAAGAAGTTCGTAGATCACCAGCTCTTCGGGGGGTGGAGGGGTAAAATCCGTTACTTTCCAGGGATAAGGAGACTGCCCGGTCTGCAGGACGGACACAGGGCCCTGTGTCTGTCCGTGAGGGTATGATTTCAGGTTCGGGTATGTGCTCGCGGAAATAGACGCATCGTGAACTGGATCAAGAATCAGCGTCGAAAACATATCCGCAAAGCGCAACTCGCCATCCGCCACGTACTGGTAGCCGATCTCTTGACCGGGTGGCAGGTTTTCGATCGGTAGCCACCAGTGCACACTGTCAGGGCGAGGGGCATCCCGATACATCAGCCCTGTATCTACGACCTGCCAATCATTAAAGTCGCCGATCGCATGCATGAAGCACTTACCTGGCGCAAACACAGAAAGCGTAGCCTTGGATGGGTCGGAAGGATCATAGTTTACACCATCCTCAACGTTAGCCGGGCGGGGACGATCAACCACTTCGGGGGGTATGATCCCAACGGAATCGGTCACAGTATTCCCGGCAGCGTCAACGGCGGTAATGGTGAATTGCAGGTCACACAACGCCGAGCTGCTTAGGGGATAATTGAAAATTCCATCATTATAGAAGGGAAGTCCATCAAATTCATCGCCATTGACTCCGACGGTCAAGCTGGTGATTTCGGTTGAAGAAAAGATCCCCGCACTAATCGCAGTGACGGCTCCATCATTATTCCGGTGCCGAGCCATTTGAAAAACCATTGGATCCGTAACATCAATGATGGAATTATTGTGTTCGTTTGGATTGACCTGATCATTCAATGGATCTGTGATCCATGCATTGTTACTGCCCGAATCATTGAAATGCACATGCACTTTGTACTGGTACGAGCGACCTACCTGCAGCGAATGTGTATACAGCCATTGCCCAAGTTCACTATCGTAGGACATCAAGGAGGGCGCACTAACTGCGATACGCCCACCATCGTTGGGGCCCCAGCCGTTAAACTCACCCGGCAAAAACGCCCGCACAACGCTGTGATCTGGAATCCAACGGAATGTCACATCCAAGGACTGTCCATGACTCAAGCCATGAGCAGCTGCCAATAGCAAAAAGACTAGTGTTATCTTGCGGATTGATCCGATTGTAGTCACGGTTCCAAATAAAATGAGGTTTTGGGGCATAGCCGAACAATTATTCAGCCGCTACCCCAAAACCTCACGCCCGCTACGCGCGCAACGGACAATTCAAAGTCCTATTAAGTTTTGCTTCTCGTGGAAGCAAGTTTAACATACAACTACTTCACCAACGTCATTCGCTTCGTGACCGAATAATCGGGCGTCTGCAAACGATAGATGTAAACCCCACTGGCCAACTGCGAGGCATCAAAAGTGACCGAATAGTTTGCAGCCTGAAGCGTACCATCTACTAGAGTAGCGACACGTCGTCCCAGAAGATCATACACATGTAATTGAGTATTTGCCTGGCGGGTCAATCCAAACTCGATCACGGTCGTCGGATTGAACGGGTTGGGGTAATTCGACCCAAGCCAAATCTCTTCCGGTAGTTCTGTACTCTGCTCAATAGATGTCGAAATATGTGGATTCTCCTCGTGTGGGAGTGGGCCGGGGGTAAGCTTAAATGTGTGCATCGGCAACTCATATGTTGCCGGATACGACCCGTCACTGTTCTGTGGAATGAAGTGGACTCGATTGCGCCCTGGCTCACGGGTATCCGTACCCGTTTCCTGAACGCTCGTGCTTCTGTTACCATACATATAGCGATAGGTCATGATGTTATATGATGGGCCATTGACCGTGTAACTACCTGTATATGTCCCGTCTCCATCATCATCAGTAAGCAGGAG from Rhodothermaceae bacterium carries:
- a CDS encoding NYN domain-containing protein — its product is MILLIDYDNLPRSLMEANLRQVMEILLAKVDLSARAPINRISSRLYGGWLKGKSLSFKARQLLEQINDYFPLALSTTDHGKVIVVTELARSLARDPQHDFTHTFRLRSKPEFRVKLFPLRDCVEPLNCRIKEVNSFVYNNLCPRANCNVTPEAAFYKAEQKLVDSMIVVDLVHYAIHHQEHIVLVSGDDDMWPGIRYALLQDAMITHVIPKRPRYGKNPYRKLSTQNYTPITLYQETETDVI
- a CDS encoding tetratricopeptide repeat protein translates to MSQRDSIERKWVYYVLMWSIPVLFFVLVEGGLRIIGFGEDYPLFVPVEAAPDYLVMNREVAHRYFNQEVRVPTGLHDVFRADRDSTTLRIFVQGGSSAAGYPYYYGGSFSRMLEQRLQQTWPERRVELVNVAMAAINSYTILDQVNEILDQSPDAVLIYAGHNEFYGALGVGSSQSLGRYRQVVNLYLRLQSWRTLQLIRSALSQAVQVVSRNREGSSTLMERMVQRQEIELGSDTYQAGMRQFRGNLRGILGKYQRHGIPVFIGTVASNERTHPPFQSGLMASVDPDQWERAYEEALRSESLPVSIERMRKVVALDSMAAQSWFALGTLTDMQGDYAQARQAYIMAKDLDQLRFRATEEVNQIIREEAAGAGAILVDTQGSLREQANENIIGSDLMLEHLHPNLEGYFVVADAFYDAVYESRIGGQRLNYVPREVARSEVLFTQVDSIFGQLRLQKLLSSWPFQPLDADLDVVPDTMQAASTAEELAHQLDDGELTWFAATERLRAHYVEQGSYHLALKASLALLQEYPYLALPYAYAADVLAAQGRLDEAVDYYGAANDLEESGSIHFRLGVLHQRKRQLELAEEHFERAVFLEPEVPEFQLQLARNHVLRGNWTGASRAVQTLLELDPTHESGLALQRLLDSGSQLQNQ
- a CDS encoding T9SS type A sorting domain-containing protein, whose protein sequence is MPQNLILFGTVTTIGSIRKITLVFLLLAAAHGLSHGQSLDVTFRWIPDHSVVRAFLPGEFNGWGPNDGGRIAVSAPSLMSYDSELGQWLYTHSLQVGRSYQYKVHVHFNDSGSNNAWITDPLNDQVNPNEHNNSIIDVTDPMVFQMARHRNNDGAVTAISAGIFSSTEITSLTVGVNGDEFDGLPFYNDGIFNYPLSSSALCDLQFTITAVDAAGNTVTDSVGIIPPEVVDRPRPANVEDGVNYDPSDPSKATLSVFAPGKCFMHAIGDFNDWQVVDTGLMYRDAPRPDSVHWWLPIENLPPGQEIGYQYVADGELRFADMFSTLILDPVHDASISASTYPNLKSYPHGQTQGPVSVLQTGQSPYPWKVTDFTPPPPEELVIYELLLRDFLHAHDWATLTDTLGYLERLGINAIELMPVAEFGGNVNWGYQPNFFFAPDKYYGPAEDLKRFVDAAHARGIAVFLDVVYNHVDLPSPLVLLYGTSDTNPWINIPPTHAYNVFFDLNHEDLYTQYWLDRVNAYWLTEFKVDGFRFDLSKGFTQRDTGSDWAAWDSYDPSRIRLIKRMADAMWAVNPRAHIILEHWTREREERELARYGIDRGYPGMMVWSNVTHQFGEALMGYNQGPNSNFERAYYGDGGRDWDLPHVVVYMESHDEQWMMYKMRSYGACERSPQGGDTCSPSLPANQGTYNVRHLPIALDRLKMAGAFHFLLPGPRMLWQFGELGYGYGMRGEECLEPGNCPPFAPSRTGRKPIRWNYYDDPLRKRLYDAWSALLQIRRENPIFRSTETEVSMQLSGSVKRIHLRHDATDMQAVIIGNFGVLPAANSVRLSTPPVYWYDYYSGDSLNVTGGIPPELQPGEFHIYTSKRLPPPASGLITVGIASPTPAPPEYSLRSSYPNPFRDQMTLEFSLDQPQKIQIEVYDVLGRRVSTLVNDDMSAGIHSITFEAGGLSSGLYTVRMTGKSGPVALSVALIR